In the Hordeum vulgare subsp. vulgare chromosome 7H, MorexV3_pseudomolecules_assembly, whole genome shotgun sequence genome, one interval contains:
- the LOC123410779 gene encoding transmembrane protein 258, whose amino-acid sequence MAAKAISSPVPVEWYPTLAIVMVSVGLMLTASFFIYEATTSRRNRSLAKEMVTASIASVFLGFGSLFVLLASGVYV is encoded by the exons ATG GCGGCCAAGGCGATCTCCAGCCCCGTGCCGGTGGAATGGTACCCGACGCTGGCCATCGTCATGGTTTCCGTCGGCCTCATGCTCACCGCATCATTCTTCAT TTATGAAGCCACGACTTCCAGGCGGAACCGTAGTTTAGCAAAGGAGATGGTCACAGCGTCCATTGCTTCTGTGTTCCTG GGCTTTGGATCTCTGTTTGTGCTCCTTGCAAGCGGTGTTTATGTCTGA